From the genome of Cydia pomonella isolate Wapato2018A chromosome 1, ilCydPomo1, whole genome shotgun sequence:
AAACATAAAGAAACAAGTAAATACagcaaatcataaaaaaaaagttttattctCAAACATGCGCGGAAAAATATGTAGTGAGGTTAATATTACTAAATATAATGCTAAACATGGTTCAGGCGCTTTAGAGAGACGTGCCGATattgtacagtgagctgcgaaattgcatggagaaattatgaatgaattcattgataaagtcgccatgcacttttacggctcatggtatattaatataacatTTCAGTCGCTttctaattttatatattaataggATACgaaccgtaaaactacccaactatagtccaatactgcaactatggtccacaagttcaaaaggaaattaagtatctataccaatgttccttgtggtttcctcctagttttaccttccatttataaacatactttgcctaagaactacaaaaatatagtaaaatacacacctgaacgagaaaaattgagtttatttgtggaccatagttgggagctttggactatagttgggtggttttacggaaGTCGATATGATACACATCTCATCCAGATCGAATTGatatcctataattaaaaataaaaacacgccCGATTGCCGGCACACTTTGACAAAAAGACCTTAAGTCACGCGCTGTACATTAACTTTACGGTTATTATTTACTGATATAAAGTGCTTCCGCGCATTTTTTGAGATATATCGGTCGGAAATATTGGAGTAGCGATTACCAGCCTTGTGTTACTTCGCTTTACTCGTCTATTTATTTTACACTCAGCTGGCAATTCCCTACTCTCCGACCTTTATCGTAATGCGTACCTACTATAAATGAGAAAATTACAGAAATCGAAAGTAACCAGAATAGTGGTGATAATAGTTAGTACTACTAGACGAACAATatgtaaagataaaataatattgttttactgTGAATTGTACCCATCCTTATCTTGCCCATTTACTGAAAGAAAACTCGTTAaggttatatataattaaatagttttaagcaggttcaaatcctgtatGAATATTACAGGCAAGACGAGGCTACTGGGACAGTTTGACAACATTCAGTGAAGCATACCTGCGACGTGGTGTTAGTGTTATTAGCGGGGCGCGGATGGCGGCCGCGGATAACATTAGGGTAGCGGGAGGGACCTACCTGAGCGAGCCGCCGCCGAGGCGCCGcggccgcgcgccgcctcgCCGTCCGCGCCACGCTGTCCCTGTCGTGTCGCCCGCTGTCGAAATCCATTACAAAACCCATTCAAATAACTTGTCTTTAACTCATATGTCATACAATATAAACCCTTACGTATAAGTTTTGATTAATTacacttgttataaaaaaaacgaaaataaataacGTATTTTTTGTTACTTTCTAAGTCCGTCTCCCTGGGAATTTCTACCGTAGCTATCTGATGACGTCAgaaaattatatcaaatataatatttgtttattcagAACCATTATCCACGTGGAATACCTCAAATagtatgtaaaatttaattatttacttataagtatatcgctttaaatattacacaatcgcaatagcaaaaataaatattcaattcgcccataaagtaaaatacaaagcTTAACACATAATCTTATTGTATAgctgttaaaataaaaacattatacgCTAGTAAATGAATGCAATGAGaataatagaatataattacCTGTAGAGTGGTAAGGCCATGGTGGTGGCGCTAAATCAGCACCGGCTCGTCGCCGTCCTCGTGGGCTCGCGCCAACAGCATGCGTAGGATATCTGTAACAAGCAAAGTGCAACCTTTACACACCTGCTGGATAAACCCTTACTCTACACATCAAAATAACAGTCGCATTTACACATAAATACACATAGCAAACGCAGCGGCTGAGCATAGACAGTGACACCGTTATAAAAACAATTCGCTTTGAGCAATTACTTAAATTTCAACATAATTTTGTAACACTTATTAACTAAACAGActattattattctaaaatcACAGTGCAGTAAAACTTACCGATGAGTTCGAATTGGTTAAGGAATAAGTCGAAATAGTCAATTTTTGCTATCAGCAGTTCCATACCTGTTGACAGAGAAAAGATCGTTTAACAACTGATTCAAACAGAATGACATAGAAGTAAGCTAGCGCCAACAAGGCACAGTTTCAACAAGTGACCACGCGTGTTATTACCGCGCCTGGAGGAGTGAGTGAGTCAGATGCGGAGCGGGGGGTGAGTGTAAGGGACGGAGGGAGGAAGCGGTTTGCGAACGCGGCGCTGCGCTGCGCTGTCGCTACCCTCATTAAACGCGTAATGTTATTAAATAGCACTTGTCTGCCTACCCTCGCGTATTGCTACATACAGTAACAGCTGAATTAGATTACGTTGACTATTAAAAATGGTTTATCTTTTTTATGGAAATACCTACTGGTATATCATTTTATGTCAATTGTGGATATAATGAtatctgtatttttttgtaatcttgATTAAATGTATATTACATACTTCCTCAAACCATTTTATAAGACTTCTATAACGTGTATTTGCAAAATAATGGTCCCTACCAATCttatcatcacacttgctcgtacacggtgttattgtattatgccagcatactgagatggaatgagctatattatgcccacgggcgtaacggattttatttatttattccgaaaaggtaagcatttgaccacaatctcacctgatggaaagtgccgatgtagtctaggatggaacatgcttacctaaaagatgtctattcactctcgatttaaaaaggtccaagttatagtggactgggaatagatttgcaggaagtgaattccactccttagctgtacgcatgataaagctagatgcgtagcgtttagtgcgaatcagtggtaaagtaacgacgtaagggtgaaacgcaagtccgcgtctagtcccacggtggcagaacggggATGGGGggataaaattatgtaatcccatcgcacactccccgaaatgtatcctgtagaataccgataaacaggctacctttctacggtgttctaggctctgcagtctagcctctaccaatctcgcatccccaataagcttcctttttaggcatacatttttttgcccataaatgagttttactttatactgtcgtttataatttttttgtgtatgtttgtaaatatttaatttggttaatttaatagccgtttaaaatatatttacacaattttcaatcgtggctgtatgccgaTGCCGGATAGGTAGGTAGGATAGatgcctaacctaacctaatatcgaggaaaaatgtttgaaatgtcaccgtattaaaaaattacgtatttcacttgaaatttagttttttcctcacaagtacCTTCGGCTTCGGGTTTAAAATTAAtgtacaatgtactattttatgctAGCTTTCGTCTTTATACACAATAGGTAAAATACCGTGCACTATTAACAAACACCGTGGCCAGGGTACGTATATGTTTATATACATATGATTgttgtttgttttctaaacatATTTGTTAAGTTAGATTCAAGTCACtaaaaacaaacacaatacaataataaatgaaGAATATGAATAACCTATAAGCTCGCTTAAAACCAAACCatcaatatttacaaactaaGCAGCTGAGCTATGTGTGTATAAATGAAAACATAAACCTTCGTAAGATAAGTAT
Proteins encoded in this window:
- the LOC133516966 gene encoding uncharacterized protein LOC133516966 isoform X2 translates to MNIHQEPADYGYPTHAVGASPRGRRRAGADLAPPPWPYHSTAGDTTGTAWRGRRGGARPRRLGGGSLRSEMSHRNRKVTLRIK